The stretch of DNA GACCTATCTGCTGGTCGTCGCCACCGCCGAGCGCGGCCTGTGCGGCGGCTTCAACTCCTCGATCGTCAAGCTGGCCCGGCAGGAGGCGCGTGCGCTTCTGGCCCAGGGCAAGACGGTCAAGATCCTGACCGTCGGCAAGAAGGGCCGCGAGCAGCTGCGCCGCGACATGGCGCAGCATCTGGTCGGCCATGTCGATCTGTCCGATGTCAAGCAGGTCGGCTACGCGAACGCGCACGCGATCGCGACCGATGTCCTCCAGCGTTTCAACGCGGGCGACTTCGACGTCTGCAAGATCTATTTCAACACCTTCAAGTCGGTCATCGCCCAGATCCCGACCGCGGTGCAGCTGATCCCCGCCACCTTCGACGAGACCGAAGGCACGGGTGGCACCGTCTATGATTACGAGCCGGACGAAGAGGCGATCCTTGCGGATCTGCTGCCGCGTTCGGTCGCGACGCAGATCTTCACCGCGCTGCTCGAGAACGCCGCCTCCGAACAGGGCGCGCGGATGAGCGCGATGGACAACGCGACGCGGAACGCGGGCGACATGATCGACCGCCTGACCATCCAGTACAACCGCTCGCGCCAGGCGGCGATCACCACCGAGCTTATCGAGATCATCGCGGGCGCCG from Halovulum dunhuangense encodes:
- a CDS encoding F0F1 ATP synthase subunit gamma translates to MPSLKDLKIRIGSVKSTRKITKAMQMVAAAKLRRAEESAQAARPYAERMNAVLSNLARGAKSSPSAPKLLAGTGQDKTYLLVVATAERGLCGGFNSSIVKLARQEARALLAQGKTVKILTVGKKGREQLRRDMAQHLVGHVDLSDVKQVGYANAHAIATDVLQRFNAGDFDVCKIYFNTFKSVIAQIPTAVQLIPATFDETEGTGGTVYDYEPDEEAILADLLPRSVATQIFTALLENAASEQGARMSAMDNATRNAGDMIDRLTIQYNRSRQAAITTELIEIIAGAEAL